One Trichomycterus rosablanca isolate fTriRos1 chromosome 12, fTriRos1.hap1, whole genome shotgun sequence DNA window includes the following coding sequences:
- the esd gene encoding S-formylglutathione hydrolase, translated as MALTQVSSNKCCGGYQKVFEHDSSELKCKMKFAIYLPAKAESTKCPVLYWLSGLTCTEQNFITKSGSQRAASEHGIIIVAPDTSPRGCNIEGEDESWDFGTGAGFYVDATQEPWKTNYRMYSYVTEELPRLITSNFSADPEKMSISGHSMGGHGALICALKNPGKYKAVSAFAPICNPMQCAWGQKAFSGYLGPDKSTWEAYDATVLAGLYSGPELDILIDQGREDQFLSASQLLPDNLIAACSEKKIPVVFRLQQGYDHSYYFVFSFIDDHIKHHAKYLNA; from the exons ATGGCTTTAACACAGGTTTCTTCTAACAAGTGCTGTGGTGGATACCAGAAAGTTTTTGAACATGACAG CTCAGAGCTCAAGTGCAAAATGAAATTTGCCATCTATCTTCCTGCTAAGGCTGAAAGTACCAAATGCCCGGTTCTCTACTGGCTTTCAG GACTGACCTGTACCGAGCAGAATTTCATCACGAAATCAGGAAGCCAGCGGGCTGCATCTGAGCATGGCATCATCATTGTTGCCCCAGATACAAGTCCAA GGGGCTGTAATATTGAAGGAGAGGACGAAAGCTGGGATTTTGGAACAGGCGCTGGTTTTTATGTTGATGCAACACAAGAGCCGTGGAAGACCAACTACCGCATGTACTCCTATGTTACTGAGGAG CTGCCACGTTTAATAACCTCAAATTTTTCTGCTGACCCGGAGAAGATGTCTATCTCGGGTCATTCAATGGGTGGTCACGGTGCTCTTATCTGTGCACTAAAGAATCCTGGCAAATACAAG GCTGTCTCAGCTTTTGCACCCATCTGTAACCCGATGCAGTGTGCCTGGGGACAAAAAGCTTTTTCCGGTTACCTTGGACCTGACAAATCTACCTGGGAG GCGTATGATGCTACAGTGTTGGCCGGCTTGTATTCAGGTCCAGAACTGGACATTTTGATTGATCAGGGGCGTGAAGACCAGTTTTTGTCAGCCAGTCAGCTGCTTCCTGATAATCTTATTGCTGCCTGTTCTGAGAAGAAAATTCCTGTTGTGTTCCGACTACAACAG